The genomic stretch TTCTGGTGGGAAGGAGGCGGCTCGCGGTACCCGAGATCCCCAGGGGATCTGCATCTGCGGGTCTGCATCCCTGTGTCAGCGCCGTCCGGCTCTCTGGACGCTGATCAGCAGAGAGACGTACGTAGAAAcgttggaaaaaaaacaaaagaaaacctccTTACAAACCTGAAAAGAGACCCCATCAGGCTTGAGGGTGTCCAGCTTGTGTAGTCTGTGCAGATTTGATGATACAATACTCCCCAAAACCAAACCATCGTcagttttttaatgaaaataatatcttAGTTATTTTAAAGCTCAAATGTCCTATAAATGAATCGTGCGTGCCCTTCATTTAGGGACGCTGCaccggaggggggtggggaggagcccgCTCTTCGTGACCCCGCATCCCTTCCCACTGGCCCGCCAGCCCTCCAGACCTCGGCCCGGGGACGCCCTGGCATCCTGTGCTTGTCAACACGGTGCCATCTGGTTGTGTGGCTTTGGAGCGCGTCTGTGGTTCCGCAAGGAGCGCCGCGGCTGAGCCAGGCGCCCCGCCGCCACCCCCGCCCGGTCCCCCCGGGTCTTCTAgctcaggggcagggaggggcctaGGAGGGCCTCAGGAAGGCATGTCCACCCCGGCTTAAGGCACTGATGTGCTCTGCACGGCTGCACCTTCCTGGATGCCTGGCCCCGGGCTCCCCGCGCTCTCACTCCCCGGGCTCGGGGGTCTGAGGCGACAAGGGTCCTGAAGCCCAGTGCCCGGCCTCTGGGGGCTGCTGTGGGCCACGTGGCGGAAGCCTGTGCTCTTCCTTCTGTCTGGTCCTGACCGTGGGTGGACCCCAGGCCGACGCTTCTCTTGCCGTCTCCTGCGGCAGGTGCTGCCCAGCATCTGGCGGTCACCGGCAGCCTCGGTTTCCCCACATCCCCCCGTCTGGCCAGCCTTCCCTTTTCATAGGCAAACCCTGCCTGCGGCTGCGAGGACCCCTGACTCTGTGGGCcgtccctccaccctctcctcgAGGACAGTCATCTCCTGCTCCCCTGGGCCTCTGGGGGGACCTGAGGGTGCTCCTGCCCCCCATTCCCAGGATAAGGGGTACCCACGGACCTAGGCCAGCCCTGTCATCCCCCTGCTGCTCGGCGTGGGCCAGGGTCTTCCCTGGATTTCTCCAGAAGAGAGAAGGTATTTCTCTCTTTACCCTCTCACCCTAAAATGAGATGTCAGACTGAACCCAAGAGACTCGGGAAAGCAGAATGTAGCTGTAGGAGGGGTGAGCGGGGCAGCGGTGAGcccagcaggggaggggatggtCCCACAGGGACCACGGAGGTCCTGCCCCGTCCTGCCGGAGCCCGTGACGCCCCTTGGTCCCTCGTCTGCCGCTCTCAGGCATTGTCCTATTGCAACGTCACCCCAGAAATTCACTGTAGGGAGACGGTGACGGCGGAGAGTGAGTCCAAAGCTAGCATCTCAGCAGAGGCCTCGGGACTTGGCTGGCGACACGGCCTCCCTTCCTGTCGGGGTCCACCCTGCAGCGAGCTGAGGGGCCTCCCACACGGGGGTCGGGGGCACCAGCACACACAGCTTCAAGCTGAACCTGCGAGTCGGATCGACAGACAGGAGGAGCCTTCGAGAAAGGGCAGCTTTTGGAGATGGCGGGCGGGTGGGGGTGTCCCCCTTCCTGCCcgtgtccccctccccctgcaggccAACACCCAGGGTTTGCCCCCTTCCTGCCTGTgacccctccccctgcaccccacacCCAGGGGTTTGCATCCATCTTGCCcgtgtccccctccccctgcatacCCACACGCAGGGGTTACCCCTTCCTGCCCGTGTCCACTGCCCCCCTATATGCCCACGAGGGCCCCAGGCTGCAACCTGGCTGTGCCCTACCTGTGGATCGGTTTCATCCCCGTGAGAGGCTGGGCTCAGCCATCTGCCCTTACGTGCTATCTAGCAACTTCCAGCCAAGGGTCCCCGCAGGTGGGAGGACTTGGCAATGGGGGCACCCTCTCCCACAGTGCTTTCCAGCCCAGTGTGACCTCCATGGCACAGGAGCTCACTGCTTACTTCCCCATTCCATCCAGAAGATTCTCATCATGACCTCCCATGCCCCTACGTGTTGGTCTTCCAACCTCGAAGTCCGGGGCAGATGGCATCCCGTTTGGAAATGCAGTAGGAACCTTCACCTTCACCTGCAAGACCTGCTCCCTCGGAGATGCCTCGGAGTCGGAGATCGCTCGTGGCCCAGGCTCCTGTACTTACATTTTCCCAGAGCTTCTTCTCTCCTGGTCCTTTTCTGGGAGGTGAGTCTTGGCTCTTGTGTCCACTTGCACTGCCGGCTCTGTTAGCACCCAGTCTGGAGGATCGGCAATAAACCCCCCAAATCCCCAAAGCTGGGAAACCCCCACCTCCTATTCTTCTTGCGGCCTCTCGTGGGACTGCCTCCTTTCTCCCCTGGGAGACTCTGTGTGCTGTGTTTGTACTGTCCCAGGTGCTCAGGTTCACACGCAGTGAAGGTGCAAGGACATGTACACCCATTCCAATCTCCCAGGAGTGAGAGAccaaggatctttaaaaaaaaaaaaaaaaaaaaaaaaaaaaaagaatgaccacATACCTCCTGGAGAAGTCTCTGGACTATGCAGTTTTGACTTTTCTACCCCAGCAAGACTACGTTTGTTTTCCCTCCGTGTCCCTTACACAACTGTGCACCTGCATGCAAACTCAATGCACATactgtttccttttgcttttgaagTTGACATTGGCCCATTATAACTTTGGTTTAATTGGCTCACATTCTGCTGTTTGAGAGATACATACTGCCGAGACTGTGCATGTTTGTCCTGCCACATGGTCCACGGCTGTAACACTTCAAATGCTCAAAATTATCTTTCCTTAATAGCACACACCTCACTCATCTCTGCAATGCTCATCCTCCCATCAGAGTCATTAAAACCTGGCTCATGGTGAAGGAGTGAGTACTTGAAGACACGGAGGGGGTGAGAGCTGACCTCTGATTTGCCAGTGGTGGCAGACGCGTGGTTGGTCGTGTTAGAGCGCACCTCAACTTTTGTGGAAAAGAACCTATTCTTTCTCTGCCAAATACTATAAAGTAGAAACCTGAAATACAAGATCAGAATGGTCTTGCTGCTCTTTGATTCCTACTTGACTCCTTTAAATCTTTCCTGGAACGAGTCTGGGAACACATAAATGTACTTACGCATGAAACCAGGCAATGAACAAAATATGCATTACAGCCTCATGCCAAACCTAATGGatttttttatcctctttttttctgaaccattcaGATCAAGCAATAGGATTTTGTTAGCCATTCAGGGGAGCCTGCAGGTGGCATCAGAGCCCGTAATCATATGCTGGCAACAACAGCAATGACTTTCTTATGTTCTCTTTCTATGGCTGCATCACCCTCCCTGTATCCTGCGTCCCCAGACTCAATGATTTCTTCTTGTCTAtcttaaatttgttttgctttagcctttttttattgtggtaaaataagcATAACGTGAAACATGCCATTAGTGACATTTGGCACATTCACAccgttgtgcagccatcaccagaACATTTTTGTCTTCTGAAAGGAAACCCCCTACCCACTCGCTGtcactcccctgccccccaccccgggccttgCAACCACCAATCTGTGTTCTGTGTCTGTTGATTTGCCAATTCCGGACATTGTCTGTATATGGGATCCTACAACATGTGGcctcttgtgtctggcttttttttttcttcactccgCATAATATTTTCAGGTAAATGCTGCAGCTTTTATGTCTAAGGACTCTTCAGTACTTGCTTATGTGGCAGGAGTGGTGGGGACGCCGCTGGATCTGGAAGGTTCTGAGATCCCATGCTGGGATGGGAACCTATCAGTGAGGGGGGCCAGCCAACAGGGGGCCACTTTTTAAATATGGTTGATGGCTGCCCCCAGTGGGAAGCTGTGTGGTACAGTGTCTGAGTTAGGGCCCAGGACCTATGAATGACAGAGTCATTTGGGTATTTTGGGGGAGATTTTCAGCAATTGGCCTCACCTCAGATGACTGATCATGaagttgagaaaaataattttcaataaaaaatggtgtattaaaaaacaaatttttttttggctgggtacagtatactttattgatggtacatgacaaggtagggctctccaagcccctccccttcctcggggtctaggatgtaaattggaggtcaggagattctcagtgtgttgggggattaagttggggcagggactccccattagctgagggcctctctcttcctcttgttcttgctggggctggtggtccaggaggctcttactccttggaggccatgtggaccatgaggtccaccacctggttgCTGTAGCtgaattcattgtcataccaggaaatgagcttgacaaagtggtcattgagggcaatgccagccccgGCGTTGAAGGTGGAAGagttgaagtcacaggagacaacctggtcctcagtgtagcccaggatgcTCTTGAGGGGGCCCTCCGATGCCTGCTTCTCTACCTTCTTGATGTcgtcatatttggcagctttctccaggcagcaggttagatccacaactgacacattgggggtggggacacggaaggccatgccagtgagcttcccgttcagctcagggatgaccttgcccacagccttggtggcgccagtggaagcagggatgatgttctgggcagcccctcggCCGCCACGCCACAGCTTCCCAGAAGGGCCATCCacggtcttctgggtggcagtgatggcatggacggtggtcatgaggccctccacgatgccgaagtggtcatggatgactttggtggtgcaggaggcattgctgacaatcttgagggagttgtcatacttctcgtggttcacgcccatcacaaacatgggggcatcagcagaaggagcagagatgatgaccctcttggccccacccttcaagtgagccccagccttctccatggtggtgaagaccccagtggactccacaacatactcagcaccagcatcaccccatttgatgttggcgggatcttcctcctggaagatggagatggacttccccGTTATGACAAGTTTCCcgttctcagccttgactgtgcCGTGGAATTTGCCgtgggtagaatcatactggaacacGTACACCATGTACGTGTATGatcaatgaaggggtcattgatgacgacaatatccactttgccagagttaaaagcagccctggtgaccaggcgcCCAATAAGGCCAAATCCGTTCACTCCGACCTTCGCCATCGTGTCTCGGGGACGCGGCCGGCACAGCACCAGACAATGTGGCTGTCTGTCaaacggggaggagcagagagccaaaaaccaaaaagttAACCTTTGGCCTTTTTGGTAGTGTTTTCACCTAAGAATCCTGAAAAGACTGTTCTAATAATCTTTTCTCATGTTTAAATAAGTGTACAGTATAATTGTAATATAAAGGATTTCTGAGCGCAGGCAACAGGCTGGGTGGTGTTCTCCCAAAAATCGGAGGAAATTAGCCAATCATATCATATAATTTAATCACCACCTGAATGTGTTCTGCTTTGCAGAATCGTTATATTTACATACACACCCCATCAGGTCCCAGTGACGTGGTCAGAGAGCTGGATGCAGAGGTCAGGGGCTGAGCTGTTGCTGTCTCTGGCGAAGGAATCCCTGGTTTTCCCCAGACCCTGTCacctttttgtttccatttccaaCATGTGGGAATGTTGCTTATTCTTTAGTTTATGGAGCTTTTGAATTATCTTTCTGACATTCAGTCCATTCCTAGAAGCTCCAAACGTAGCTTCATTGAagggaaaaatgagaacaaagttCCCTGCCTGGAGACCCGGCACTTTGCCGTTGTCCAAGGGGATGCACGGGGAGATGCTGGTCTTGTCTGTGCGTGACTGAATGAGTGACATGAATGGAATGATCTTCTTGTGGGGCGAGCGTCTGCCCTTTAGCTTTGGCTTGGTTTTGGGGGCTTCTCTTGTTGACAGAAGTAGGTCTTTCTTCCTGCTAGTCATTTCCCTAGGCTGGGAGGCATGCTTATTTTCAGGGCATATTTTTACAGCTTTCTTTACAGCAGATTCGTCCTTAAATGTTCTACTCGTGAACTGTAAGAGGGACTCACAGGGAAGAGCACTGGAAACCTTGTTGAATCTGCCCGCATCCAGCTTCGTGAGGGAGACGCTGTGGCTCCCCTTTGCACCATCACGACATCCCGTCCTCTCGTTTCTCAGACCCTGCAAGTAAATCAGTTCAATGGTGTCATGGATAAGTTTCCTCTTTACCGATATGTCCGCTGAACAATCTATGGACAGGGCAGGGCTGAAGTTGACCTCTAGAAGCCATGGTTTCAAGTTGTCATCAATCAAAATATCAAACCCAAAGAGCTCAAAGCAGTTGGCTGCGAAGGGGACCAAGGGTGCGATGGCGAGCACCGTGAGAATAACCACCTGGGTGATTTTCTGCCACAAAAGCAGGTCATCCACATCCCAGCTGCGAAGGTAAGAGAAGAACCTGCTGAGGGTCCACTTGCAACCGTGACCGATCACTTCTTTGATTTTCTCATACGAGACCCCGGATTTATTGATGCTGCTGTTGGTCAAATGGGCATAGTTGTTCTGCAAATTACTGAGGTCAAACTTTTCCGTGGCAAACCGCACTAACCCTTCCTGATAGATATAAATGGTCAAAGGCTTAAAGCCGGTGACACAAACGTAGATGCGGAGGTCACATTTATATCTGCCCACAAGGAGGGGGTTGCAGATATATTTCTGTACTATATATGTATCGTCAAAGAGTAAGTCTTTAATGTCGCTGAAAATGATGATCCCCTTCCCACGAGAAAGTTCGGCAGGCTTGCAAATCCAGTAGCTGTGCTTGGCACCCAGCACGTGCTTCTCCCTAAAGTACTCGGCCACGAACTTATTGTAGTCATTGGGCATGATGAATGTCAGTGGGATGAACTCGTACAGCGGCGTGCCGTACATCCTCTTCATGTGCTTCAGGTGTCTGGCCAGGTGGTCCTGCCTGGTGAgctgggtggtgcctgggtggtggttCAGCCGCTGCCACGGCTTAACGTTGATGTGCTCGGTCATCCGGAAAGACGACGTCCTCCAGTACAGGTTCCAGTCTTCCACGTTCTGCTCTCCTTTATCAAATTTGTCCCACCCACGCTCCAGCAGGACACTCTGCACCACTTCTGGCGTGGTGTCGTCCACATGAAACACTGGTGGCTTCAGGATGGGCCCTGGAGGTCTGTCTTCCACCATCAAATAAGGCTCGCTTTTCTAAAAATTGATGATCACAAAAGCGTTagcaggtgggtggggagatcACAATCTCAAGGAGCTTTCACATAAAAGAGTCCATGTCCCATGGCCAGCTGTTTGGTCTGTGCCTTCCCTCACATCATACGGTCTCCCTGGATACCCACATTTCCACTACGCCTGCGAAAACTGACCTACCCCTCCCTGCACATTCCGTCTCTCCAGAGCTACCTGCCCATTTATTCCTTTTAGTGACATGTTCAAAGTGTTGGCAGTCACACCGTCGATGCTGCTGAGGGCCGCTCTGCTCTGTGCCTGGAGGTGCAATGAATCCTGTTGGCCTAAAACCCGAACATTctttagaaaaagcaaatgtcacattttgcattattttgaattttaacatGGAAAAAAGTGTGAGATGCTGGCATTACATGATTAGCAGGTGTCCCTTGGCCTGAGAGGCTCAAGGAGCTTAGACCAGACACCTATGATGGCCACCAGCCCCTGCCTTGCATCCCCAGGGTCAGAGACTGGGTTCTCTCAAACACATGCTAACTTgcaagaaaaaataggaaaaatttgagttttaaaaaactcattttgtAAAAACAATGATTATGTCAAGATCATGCCTCAcattttgcaagatacatcaaaAGTGCACACTCAAcaattttctgaaatttcaaaggaagaaaataagaccGTTTTTGAGAAAATCAAAACTGATGATGAGGCATGATGTTTTGTTATGacctaggggggaaaaaagtcttaaGTCTCGGGTAGGGTGGGGGGGATGTTGATATTCCGAAGTCCTAAAACAACAAGCTCATCAAAAATTCCAAGTTCAGGCAATTTCGACTTGTTTCTTTGACAACATTAGGATTGTTCATGCATAATTTATCATCTAAGGAGGCAAACATAACTTACTTGGTGGAAATTCTGCAGTGTTTGAGAGATTTTGACTGATGCTAAAGGAGTAAACTTTGACGTGTACTGTATGTTCAGTGAAGTCAGTCTGACCAGAgagaaggtgggtgggagggaggccggAAGGGAGAGAAATCCTGCTTGCTCACCCaccttttttttccagatttgaaACTGAGAAGAGTCAAGGAGTGAAGCAGACACCTTGTTCCCAGCGACTTTGTTTCCGAATCTGAAGCCAACCGTAGAGAACAGCTGGCCTCTGGTCCTGAGGCTGCCAACAGGCTGGGGCGGTGGCTCCGAAACAATGTCCAAAAGAGCTGTGAACACAAGCAGCGTCAACAGATGAACACGTGCCTTGCCGGTGCTGTTACTGCTTGGACCAGGAGGAGCGCACAGAGTTTGTAAATGCGGCACGGCTATGAAGAAATCCAATCTTGGCGATCCACAGCAATGTTTGCCAACCATGTTCAATGACATTAATAGGTATTTTagcagaatgtgtgtgtgcacacacatgtgaggggtggagaggaggaaggTCCGGAGTCACAAATAATTATGGAAGCTGGATGAGACACAGTGGAAAATGTTTTTACTCTTTCCAGCTCCAAGAAATATGCCATCTTTCCTCCCAAGCTTATTCGATCATGAAGCCCTCTTAAGATTGCTGTTATATCAGCTACCATTTCATAAAGCGGAGTGGGAAATACTGAGTCAGGCAAACCAAACTGATTATTGTCCAATTTCTGGCAGTCTCCACCCTCCCAGCCCTGGAGGCTATCAAGAACAGTGTGGCATTGTGGTTGGAGCCTTGTTTtgtggggaatcagcacttgGTGGCTAAGAGCCTGGCCTCTTTCCCACCCCGCAGGTCAGTGGACAAGAACAGATCTGAGATGCAGCTCTCGAGGCCGGTCTGCAAACCCGGGTTCCCCCACCAATCAGTCAACCTCTGAGAGGTGGTGTTATAGAGTTGGTTTAATGAGAATTCGGGTACTTTGTAGGGCTGCTTATGCAATGCACCCACTGGATCCCATTTCAGCTAAGTATCTGTCTTCCTGTTAAAATTTCATGGAGAAATCAAATGCATCACTAAGAGTtttttctggggcagccctggtggctcagcggtttaacgccgccttcagctcagggtgtggtcctggagacccaggattgagtcccacttcaggctccctgcatggagcctgcttctccctctgcttgtgtctctgcctctctctatgtctctctatgtctctgtctctgtctgtctctctctctctgtgtctctcataaataaataaaatcttttaaaaaaaagagtttttctgCTCAATAAAAGTTCTTCTGGAGCTGCTGACATTTCTCCATCCTGCCTCTTTCAGACTCACGGATGCTGACAACAGCAAGTAGTTCTGACTGATTAAGAAAAGCCTGTGGGACGGGGAGGAGGCACAGGGATGAAAAACGGGTCAGGGATAAATTCGCAAGCCCTCCCTGGGAGAGCGTCAGGACCGGGTCTTTGGCGAGAAGAGGCCATCACGGGGGAGGCAACATGGGTGGTGGCTGAGTGAAGAGGAGCCAGCAGAGGACCCTCCAGGATGAGGCTTGGTGTCCAGGCTCCTTCCCGGTATTCCGTGGTGCACATGCCAGCTCCAGGGCTTTGGCCTCCGGTAGGTCGGAAGGAGGAGGTGCTGACTTCAAGGTGAGTGAGGATGTTTTCACTCTAGGTGAGACAGCGATGGTTGGGGGCAAAGCCACCTGCCCGAGGAGACTCGGACAAAACCTGTGGCACATGCTCTTGGGGCCTGGAGCCACAGGGCCTCGGCTCCTTTCTGGAGCGGGCCTCATGAGCTGACCATCACACCATGGTTGCATCTAGAAGAGATGGCTTTCCTCGTGGGTAAAAGTGAAGCTATCCACGGAGGTTTTCATAATAACCCATTTTCTTCCTGGCCTGAGCTGAGGGTAAGGAAGTCCTCATCTGTAGGAGGGAGGAAGGTGACGAGGTGACACTGCTCATGGCCACGGCAGGACCAGCCTTGGgaagctccagctccagctgtgGCCATGTGGTCCATGGATGTAGGAGCACCTGCGAGATGCACGTGTCCTTTCCCTGTGTTATGGTGTCCAGAGGTTGGCCTCCTGCTGCTGAAGGAGGAGGTGAAGGGGGAGAAGAAGGTGGAGGTGAGGGGGGAGGAGCATCGAACTCCAGCAGAGGGTTGGAGGTGTCTCCTCCATGGGGTGACACCACTAAGGCTGTTTGTGTAGGCGGGTGGTGGCTCCCGCTGTCACCGTTCCCTCATGTATTTTTGTATACAATTAAATACCCCGTGACCTTAAGAGGAGGGGCAAATCGCTGCAAGGCACAGGGCCTGGGGGTtgaggagggaagcagggaggcccTGCAGACGAGGTGAGAAACACCCAAGACCAGGCCAGGGAGCAGGAGCTTCAGAGGTGCCAAGAGTGATcagggcctggaggtggggcTTCGGGTCACAGGGCGGGGGCCACAGGATGGGGGTCACAGGGCAGGGGCGACCGTGTGTCCTGCAGGGAAGCGGCATCTCGAGCCTCTGCCATTGTAAGGGGAGGAGGCTTTGTATTTCATTACATGCGTCCGACCGTCTGTCCTGGCCTTGACAACCGGCCTGTTTACACCAAGGAGCCGttgccctgggaccagcagggaGGTGGGGTCCCTGGCACCCAGTCCGCACACCTGCGCTCCACGCACACCTGCGGTGAATGTGCTCCAGCCCGGGTTGTGTGGGCTCTGCATGTCTGCGCTCAGGCCAGGAGGTCGGGGTGCTGTCGCTGTAGGTGCCCCCACCCTGGGGTCTCTGGCTAGGTCTCTACAGGGCCCTGCTCGCTGCCCCTTCCTGGTGTGGAAATGGCCACACGCCTGCCTCATCCAGCAGAGTAGGAGGTCATGAGGTCAGGGCCGTCTTTAGTGTCTTTCTGCATCGGCTGCCCTGTTTGCAGAACAGCTGAACGAGCCAGCAAACCAGGCGGCGTCGGGGCAGGGGGAGCATGGGggtgacatttttttcctataaaattacAGGAATGCAAGCCATCGTGGATTCCTCCTCCTTTTCAGCCGAGGGTAAATAATCCGAGTACAGACAGGTAGAGGATTCCTACTCTATTGCTCATTTCTGCCTcagatttcttctccctttttataACATTATAACATCCCACGTATCTATAGGTCAGGAGCCAAGAGGTTTATGGCTAACTTACGTTTCTCTGTCTCGAACCCAAAATTCAGTGGAAAATTCTATTCCCAACTAAAATCGACATCACCAAATCTGACATTTTAGTGAATAAGCACTAGATCTTTCCACCTTCTGAGTGTTTAAGTCAGTAACTATGTGTTTAAACGGGTATTTGGACTTGAAAACTGTGACATACAAGCTGTATGGGCAGGAAATTGAAATGACTGTTATtataatgaaattaattaaagATACAAATAACTCATATAATAACAGCGGTGCTGGGTATTTTATTTGcacaggcagggagccctggCTGTTTCCCAAAGGCATCCATTTATATTAATT from Canis aureus isolate CA01 chromosome 1, VMU_Caureus_v.1.0, whole genome shotgun sequence encodes the following:
- the TTLL2 gene encoding putative tubulin polyglutamylase TTLL2, producing the protein MSWNADGCNVRGAAFTKKSEPYLMVEDRPPGPILKPPVFHVDDTTPEVVQSVLLERGWDKFDKGEQNVEDWNLYWRTSSFRMTEHINVKPWQRLNHHPGTTQLTRQDHLARHLKHMKRMYGTPLYEFIPLTFIMPNDYNKFVAEYFREKHVLGAKHSYWICKPAELSRGKGIIIFSDIKDLLFDDTYIVQKYICNPLLVGRYKCDLRIYVCVTGFKPLTIYIYQEGLVRFATEKFDLSNLQNNYAHLTNSSINKSGVSYEKIKEVIGHGCKWTLSRFFSYLRSWDVDDLLLWQKITQVVILTVLAIAPLVPFAANCFELFGFDILIDDNLKPWLLEVNFSPALSIDCSADISVKRKLIHDTIELIYLQGLRNERTGCRDGAKGSHSVSLTKLDAGRFNKVSSALPCESLLQFTSRTFKDESAVKKAVKICPENKHASQPREMTSRKKDLLLSTREAPKTKPKLKGRRSPHKKIIPFMSLIQSRTDKTSISPCIPLDNGKVPGLQAGNFVLIFPFNEATFGASRNGLNVRKIIQKLHKLKNKQHSHMLEMETKR